DNA from Negativicutes bacterium:
GGACGCTCCAATCTGATAGTTTTCGTTTAGGTCTTCAATTCCTGCTATCTCTTTGTTCAATGCCGCCATTCGCCTAATTGCTTCTGCTTCTAATTCCTCATTCTCCAATGTGGCAAGCATCTCCACCCGCGCGTCCGCTTTCAATTCAACAAATCTGAACCTTCGACGCATTGCAAAATCGAAGCTATCTACAGATCGGTCAATATCATTCATTGTTCCGATAATATAGAC
Protein-coding regions in this window:
- a CDS encoding ATPase; this encodes VYIIGTMNDIDRSVDSFDFAMRRRFRFVELKADARVEMLATLENEELEAEAIRRMAALNKEIAGIEDLNENYQIGASYFLKLKTLSFDQLWTDYLHPLLQEYIQGMYNEDDIMNKFAKAYNYKKPDEGSSDEAVQN